Genomic segment of Caproiciproducens sp. NJN-50:
CAATCCATGCTGAGCAAAGATCTGTGCAAGTGCGGTTCCCATGGTGCCGGCGCCCGCGATAACGACGCCGGGAAGTTCATCTGTGTTCATTTGGTCCTCCTTTGAGGCCGCTGCTTCAGCCGTCAGAGCAATCGAACAGGAATGATCGTGAGGCAGTGACGGGAAAAGCCTTCGTTTATCAACACCGGAAAGGACTATTTGCTGATCTTATCCGCAATGCTGCTTGCCGCAAAGGAATCCGGTTTTATTTTGCAGTCATAGCCGCAGGCTTTGACCCATGAGACAAGTTCCGGAATTAACTTGCTGGTTTTCCCCTTTTTCCCGACATCCACATGAATGCAAAAGCTGACATTGTTGAAATCGAAATTAATTTTTTTACAATAATTTTCAATTTCGGCGATCAGTTTGTCAGCGTATTTCAGGCTTAAACTTGTCTCGTAAAAAAGT
This window contains:
- a CDS encoding ribonuclease H-like YkuK family protein gives rise to the protein MISPTYGNCNDDQMIGIITNYIKSNYKTSEGFNLVVGTDSQNYSDTKMVVVIAVQNVGHGGIFFYDILRIKRIDNMRQKLFYETSLSLKYADKLIAEIENYCKKINFDFNNVSFCIHVDVGKKGKTSKLIPELVSWVKACGYDCKIKPDSFAASSIADKISK